A stretch of Halocalculus aciditolerans DNA encodes these proteins:
- the trpD gene encoding anthranilate phosphoribosyltransferase, whose amino-acid sequence MQDYIERVTDGEDLSVEAARDAATAVFEGATDAQIGALLAGLRAKGETEAEIAGFAQGMRDAARTIDPDRRPLVDTCGTGGDDYDTINVSTTSAIVTAGAGVPVAKHGNYSVSSNSGSADVLEVAGVDVEAEPPAVEEAIEEDGIGFMLATVFHPAMKAVIGPRQELGVRTVFNVLGPLTNPAGADAQVVGVYSEELVPVIARAMAHMPVEHALVVHGSGMDEICIHDTTTVAEVRGEDIEEYELEPADIGVERAPVEAIAGGTPEENASDLRGIVTGDVTGAKRDVILANAGAAIYVSGEADSLEGGVERAREAIASGDAAAKLDDLTAESVAQ is encoded by the coding sequence ATGCAGGATTACATCGAGCGCGTGACGGACGGCGAAGACCTCTCCGTCGAGGCCGCCCGTGACGCCGCGACGGCGGTCTTCGAAGGGGCGACGGACGCACAGATCGGCGCGCTGCTCGCGGGGTTGCGCGCGAAGGGCGAGACGGAGGCGGAGATCGCGGGATTCGCGCAGGGGATGCGGGACGCCGCGCGGACCATCGACCCGGACCGGCGTCCGCTCGTCGACACCTGCGGGACGGGCGGCGACGACTACGACACCATCAACGTCTCCACCACGTCGGCGATCGTGACCGCTGGCGCGGGCGTCCCGGTGGCGAAGCACGGGAACTACTCCGTCTCCTCGAACTCGGGGAGCGCGGACGTGCTGGAGGTCGCGGGCGTCGACGTCGAAGCAGAGCCGCCCGCCGTGGAGGAAGCCATCGAGGAGGACGGCATCGGCTTCATGCTCGCGACCGTCTTCCACCCGGCGATGAAGGCCGTCATCGGGCCGCGGCAGGAACTCGGCGTGCGGACGGTGTTCAACGTGCTCGGGCCGCTCACGAACCCCGCGGGCGCTGACGCGCAGGTCGTCGGCGTCTACAGCGAGGAGCTCGTCCCCGTCATCGCGCGGGCGATGGCGCACATGCCCGTCGAGCACGCGCTCGTCGTCCACGGCAGCGGCATGGACGAGATCTGCATCCACGACACGACGACCGTGGCGGAGGTCCGAGGAGAGGACATCGAGGAGTACGAGCTCGAACCCGCGGACATCGGCGTCGAACGAGCACCCGTCGAAGCCATCGCGGGCGGGACGCCGGAGGAGAACGCGAGCGACCTCCGCGGCATCGTCACGGGCGACGTGACGGGCGCGAAGCGCGACGTCATCCTCGCGAACGCGGGCGCGGCCATCTACGTCTCGGGCGAGGCCGACTCGCTCGAAGGCGGCGTCGAACGCGCGCGCGAAGCCATCGCGTCCGGTGACGCCGCGGCGAAACTCGACGACCTCACCGCCGAGTCGGTCGCGCAATGA
- a CDS encoding HpcH/HpaI aldolase family protein, producing the protein MNPRENSLKHILDAGDPAFGVLDNTYTPAAVELLGEFGFDFVWIDLEHAGPSPMDGERLDGLLRAAELTDTELLVRVPAGDPAMVRKVLDAGARNVFLSRADTAADVREAVEAAYFEVDGEPGNRGLAGPRAARYGRAENYPATEDEEVVVGVTLETAAAVENIDDILSVPQLGFVFAGPNDLSVSLGHPGERDHPDVRAAVETIRDSALDHGVPVGNLTAGMDDVIEKVDDGYQVLNVGSTLGALTGQFGDWHDRYENQ; encoded by the coding sequence ATGAACCCGCGAGAGAACTCCCTGAAACACATCCTCGACGCCGGCGACCCCGCGTTCGGCGTGCTCGACAACACCTACACGCCCGCCGCCGTCGAACTCCTCGGCGAGTTCGGCTTCGACTTCGTCTGGATCGACTTAGAGCACGCCGGCCCCAGCCCGATGGACGGCGAGCGCCTCGACGGCCTCCTGCGCGCCGCCGAACTCACCGACACGGAACTCCTCGTCCGCGTGCCCGCCGGCGACCCCGCGATGGTCCGGAAAGTCCTCGACGCGGGCGCGCGCAACGTCTTCCTCTCGCGCGCCGACACCGCCGCCGACGTCCGCGAAGCCGTCGAAGCCGCCTACTTCGAGGTCGACGGCGAACCCGGAAACCGCGGGCTCGCCGGCCCCCGCGCCGCCCGCTACGGCCGCGCCGAGAACTATCCCGCGACCGAAGACGAAGAAGTCGTCGTCGGCGTCACCCTCGAAACCGCCGCCGCCGTCGAGAACATCGACGACATCCTCTCCGTCCCACAGCTCGGCTTCGTCTTCGCCGGCCCGAACGACCTCTCCGTCTCCCTCGGCCACCCCGGCGAACGCGACCACCCCGACGTCCGGGCGGCCGTCGAAACCATCCGCGACTCCGCGCTCGACCACGGCGTCCCCGTCGGCAACCTCACCGCCGGCATGGACGACGTCATCGAGAAAGTCGACGACGGCTACCAGGTCCTCAACGTCGGCTCCACGCTCGGCGCGCTCACCGGCCAGTTCGGCGACTGGCACGACCGCTACGAGAACCAGTAG
- a CDS encoding dihydrolipoyl dehydrogenase family protein codes for MTHVVLIGAYGSAGSAVAEVLADAEGVELTMVDDGDPGGGLCILRGCMPSKEVLSAGEHKHQAEHDPRLNAAVAPDVDAIVERKDENTGRWAGYRRDAIHDLAERDGVEFIHDTARFVDAEESRSSTDRPETERHTVAVGDREIEADYVVVATGSSLNVPDLPGIEDVDYWDSARVLDATEFPDSGVVMGFGFVGLELAPYLAEVGDVDLTVIEHDERPLDDAPDRLGDDLLDCYREEYDIDVRTSVREEAVEETDEGVAVHLDDGSTVEADDLFLFTGRVPTLDGLGLEHTAVDPGEGWVAETMQARGDERVFAVGDVTGREQVLHVAKEEGYTAGRNILAHARGEELETYDPTVHRVVFSGLGTYPYARLGHTADAAREAGYDPIVVSRDASDDGVFEAKVVPRGGADLVVAQDGTVLGYQGLHYHADVMAKTMQVIVELGLDVRDLPSRAYHPTTPEILDGLFRDAVDELDA; via the coding sequence ATGACGCACGTCGTGCTCATCGGCGCGTACGGGAGCGCGGGCTCCGCCGTCGCGGAAGTGCTCGCGGACGCGGAGGGCGTGGAGTTGACGATGGTCGACGACGGCGACCCGGGCGGCGGGCTCTGCATCCTCCGCGGGTGTATGCCGTCGAAGGAGGTGCTCTCCGCGGGCGAGCACAAGCACCAGGCGGAGCACGACCCGCGGTTGAACGCCGCCGTCGCGCCCGACGTCGACGCCATCGTCGAGCGGAAGGACGAGAACACGGGGCGGTGGGCGGGCTACCGCCGCGACGCCATCCACGACCTCGCCGAGCGCGACGGCGTCGAGTTCATTCACGACACCGCGCGCTTCGTCGACGCCGAGGAATCCCGCTCGTCGACCGACCGGCCGGAGACTGAGAGACACACCGTAGCCGTCGGCGACCGCGAAATCGAGGCGGACTACGTGGTCGTCGCCACCGGCTCCTCGCTGAACGTCCCGGACCTGCCGGGCATCGAGGACGTCGACTACTGGGACTCCGCGCGCGTCCTCGACGCGACCGAGTTCCCCGACTCCGGCGTCGTGATGGGCTTCGGGTTCGTCGGCCTCGAACTCGCGCCCTACCTCGCCGAAGTCGGCGACGTGGACCTCACGGTCATCGAGCACGACGAGCGGCCGCTGGACGACGCGCCGGACCGCCTCGGCGACGACCTCCTCGACTGCTACCGCGAGGAGTACGACATCGACGTGCGCACGAGCGTGCGCGAGGAAGCCGTCGAGGAAACTGACGAGGGCGTCGCCGTCCACCTCGATGACGGGTCGACGGTCGAGGCGGACGACCTCTTTCTGTTCACTGGTCGCGTGCCGACACTCGACGGTCTCGGTCTGGAACACACCGCGGTCGACCCCGGGGAAGGCTGGGTCGCAGAGACGATGCAGGCGCGCGGCGACGAGCGCGTCTTCGCCGTCGGCGACGTCACCGGCCGCGAGCAAGTCCTCCACGTCGCGAAAGAGGAAGGCTACACCGCGGGGCGAAACATCCTCGCGCACGCTCGCGGCGAGGAGTTAGAGACCTACGACCCGACCGTTCACCGCGTGGTCTTCTCCGGCCTCGGGACCTACCCGTACGCGCGCCTCGGCCACACCGCCGACGCCGCGCGCGAGGCCGGCTACGACCCCATCGTTGTCTCCCGCGACGCGAGCGACGACGGCGTCTTCGAGGCGAAAGTCGTCCCGCGCGGCGGCGCGGACCTCGTCGTCGCCCAGGACGGCACGGTGCTCGGGTATCAGGGCCTCCACTACCACGCCGACGTCATGGCGAAAACGATGCAGGTAATCGTCGAGCTCGGTCTCGACGTCCGCGACCTCCCGAGTCGCGCCTACCACCCGACGACGCCCGAAATTCTCGACGGTCTCTTCCGGGACGCCGTCGACGAACTCGACGCCTAG
- a CDS encoding CBS domain-containing protein, producing the protein MDIADIATPDYVEVESEDRLGKVRSLFDEENPKGIIVMEAGQYAGVITERQLLRSHIDDDTKAHAMMKPAPKIDRTEDIRETARMLVEGNTKVAPVFEADRLWGIITEDQILDAVLDSLDALDVADIYTANVITIDEDDTMGRVINLLRENGISRLPVVDEDGFLTGVVTTNDIVDFVVRQGDKTTRGDRSGEIERLLDLPVYDVMSSPVETVALETSVEDAVATMLENDYSGLVVTDPDDDRVVGGVLTKTDVLRALSYTEEETMDVQITNIDLLETLSRDDVRETISKVASKYAEMDVLHAHVRFHQHKEKLRGTALIQCQIRLRTNKGQAMGTGEGYGADNAFHVAVDKLERNVLEMKGIQADEEYEGQLLRKLNQL; encoded by the coding sequence ATGGACATCGCTGATATCGCGACCCCGGACTACGTCGAGGTCGAATCCGAAGACCGTCTCGGCAAAGTCCGTTCTCTCTTCGACGAGGAGAACCCGAAAGGCATCATCGTGATGGAGGCCGGCCAGTACGCCGGCGTCATCACCGAGCGCCAGCTGCTCCGCTCGCACATCGACGACGACACGAAGGCGCACGCGATGATGAAGCCCGCGCCGAAAATCGACCGCACCGAGGACATCCGAGAGACCGCGCGGATGCTCGTCGAGGGTAACACGAAGGTCGCCCCCGTCTTCGAGGCCGACCGCCTCTGGGGCATCATCACCGAGGACCAGATCCTCGACGCCGTCCTCGACAGCCTCGACGCGCTCGACGTCGCCGACATCTACACCGCGAACGTCATCACCATCGACGAGGACGACACGATGGGCCGCGTCATCAACCTCCTCCGCGAGAACGGCATCAGCCGCCTCCCCGTCGTCGACGAGGACGGCTTCCTCACCGGCGTCGTCACGACGAACGACATCGTCGACTTCGTCGTCCGCCAGGGCGACAAGACGACGCGCGGCGACCGCAGCGGCGAAATCGAACGCCTCCTCGACCTCCCGGTCTACGACGTCATGTCGAGCCCGGTCGAGACCGTGGCGCTCGAAACGTCCGTCGAAGACGCCGTCGCGACGATGCTCGAGAACGACTACTCCGGCCTCGTCGTGACCGACCCCGACGACGACCGCGTCGTCGGCGGCGTCCTCACGAAGACGGACGTGCTCCGCGCGCTCTCCTACACCGAGGAGGAGACGATGGACGTCCAGATCACGAACATCGACCTGCTCGAAACGCTCTCGCGCGACGACGTCCGCGAGACCATCAGCAAGGTCGCCTCGAAGTACGCGGAGATGGACGTCCTGCACGCGCACGTCCGCTTCCACCAGCACAAGGAGAAGCTCCGCGGCACCGCCCTCATCCAGTGTCAGATTCGCCTCCGCACCAACAAGGGCCAGGCGATGGGGACCGGCGAGGGCTACGGCGCGGACAACGCCTTCCACGTCGCCGTCGACAAGCTCGAACGCAACGTCCTCGAAATGAAGGGCATCCAGGCGGACGAGGAGTACGAAGGCCAGCTCCTCCGGAAGCTCAACCAGCTCTAA
- the radB gene encoding DNA repair and recombination protein RadB: MSDSHVSTGCPPLDDLLGGGLERGQVTQLYGPPGAGKTNVALSAAVQAADAGGTAVYVDTEGVSVERFRQILEANAEDPDEAAGNVVIESAHDFAEQAEAVRDASDFAERADLVVVDSITGFYRLERGSDDQGGDSLREVTRQVTHLLSLARKHDLAVAVTNQVYSDPDAGTDSVRPLGGHTLMHWTGVVVRLERYKGNRRRAVLEKHGAKPEGERANFAITDRGLEAPSA, from the coding sequence GTGAGCGATTCGCACGTCTCGACGGGCTGTCCGCCGCTCGACGACCTTCTCGGCGGCGGCCTCGAACGGGGGCAGGTAACGCAGCTCTACGGGCCGCCGGGAGCGGGGAAGACGAACGTCGCGCTCTCCGCGGCGGTGCAGGCCGCCGACGCCGGCGGTACCGCCGTCTACGTGGACACGGAGGGCGTGAGCGTCGAGCGCTTCCGGCAAATCCTCGAAGCGAACGCGGAGGACCCAGACGAGGCCGCGGGGAACGTCGTCATCGAGTCCGCGCACGACTTCGCCGAGCAGGCGGAGGCCGTCCGAGACGCGAGCGACTTCGCCGAGCGGGCCGACCTCGTCGTCGTCGACTCCATCACCGGCTTCTACCGCCTCGAACGCGGAAGCGACGACCAGGGCGGCGACTCCCTGCGGGAGGTCACCCGCCAGGTCACTCACCTCCTCTCGCTCGCCCGGAAACACGACCTCGCCGTCGCCGTGACGAACCAGGTCTACTCCGACCCCGACGCCGGCACTGATTCCGTGCGCCCGCTCGGCGGCCACACCCTCATGCACTGGACGGGCGTCGTCGTCCGCCTCGAACGCTACAAGGGGAATCGCCGCCGCGCCGTCCTCGAAAAACACGGCGCGAAACCCGAAGGCGAACGCGCGAACTTCGCCATCACCGACCGCGGCCTCGAAGCCCCCTCCGCCTAA
- a CDS encoding CDC48 family AAA ATPase, whose product MNEVQLEVAKAYPNDSGRGIARLDPDTLLHLKLSPGDIIEIEGAETTAAKVWRADRQDWNTDTVRIDGFTRQNADVGIGERVKIRKAEAEKADTLVLAPPEEASVQFGSDAAGMVKRQILKRPVVERDIVPVMSSTNHPFMRSPGQAIPLIAVETEPEGVVLVTEDTDVELREEPISGYERTGGGITYEDIGGLQNEIQRVREMVELPMKHPQIFQKLGIEPPQGVLLHGPPGTGKTLLAKAVANETSASFFSIAGPEIISKYYGESEQQLREIFEDAKEDSPSIIFIDELDSIAPKREDVTGEVERRVVAQLLTMMDGLEGRGQVIVIAATNRVDAVDPALRRPGRFDREIEIGVPDEVGREEILKIHTRGMPLSDDIDLPHLADETHGFVGADIESLTKEAAMRALRRYLPEIDLDEEDIPPSLIDRMIVNRTDFRGALNEVEPSAMREVLVELPKITWDDVGGLTDAKENVKESVEWPLNSPEKFQRMGVDAPSGVLLYGPPGTGKTLMAKAVANETNANFISVRGPQLLSKWVGESEKAIRQTFRKARQVSPTVIFFDELDALAPGRGQDAGNNVSERVVNQLLTELDGLEDMEDVMVVAATNRPDIIDPALIRSGRFDRMVMVGQPDVDGREQILKIHTSDTPLAPDVSLRELAEITDGYVGSDLANIAREAAIEALRDDDDAEEVEMRHFRRAMENVRPTITDDLLDYYDTVEEQFKGGNTPTQQRESGHIGFQ is encoded by the coding sequence ATGAACGAAGTCCAACTCGAGGTGGCGAAGGCGTACCCGAACGACTCGGGACGCGGTATCGCCCGCCTCGACCCCGACACGCTCCTTCACCTGAAGCTGAGCCCGGGGGACATCATCGAGATCGAGGGCGCGGAGACGACCGCGGCGAAAGTCTGGCGTGCGGACCGTCAGGACTGGAATACTGATACTGTTCGCATCGACGGCTTCACCCGGCAGAACGCGGACGTCGGTATCGGCGAACGCGTCAAGATCCGGAAGGCGGAAGCGGAGAAAGCGGACACGCTCGTGCTCGCGCCGCCGGAGGAGGCGAGCGTGCAGTTCGGGAGCGACGCGGCCGGAATGGTGAAACGACAGATCCTGAAACGGCCCGTGGTCGAACGCGACATCGTCCCCGTGATGTCCTCGACGAACCACCCGTTCATGCGGTCGCCAGGGCAGGCCATCCCGCTCATCGCCGTCGAGACCGAGCCGGAGGGCGTCGTCCTCGTCACCGAGGACACCGACGTCGAGCTGCGCGAGGAGCCCATCAGCGGCTACGAGCGCACCGGCGGCGGCATCACCTACGAGGATATCGGCGGACTCCAGAACGAGATTCAGCGCGTCCGGGAGATGGTGGAACTCCCGATGAAGCACCCGCAGATCTTCCAGAAACTCGGCATCGAACCGCCCCAAGGAGTCCTCCTCCACGGGCCGCCGGGGACGGGGAAGACCCTGCTGGCGAAGGCGGTGGCGAACGAGACGTCGGCGAGCTTCTTCTCCATCGCCGGCCCGGAGATCATCTCGAAGTACTACGGGGAGTCCGAGCAGCAGCTCCGCGAGATCTTCGAGGACGCGAAGGAGGATTCGCCCTCCATCATCTTCATCGACGAACTCGACTCCATCGCGCCGAAGCGCGAGGACGTCACCGGCGAAGTCGAGCGGCGCGTCGTCGCCCAGCTCCTGACGATGATGGACGGCCTCGAAGGGCGCGGGCAGGTGATCGTCATCGCGGCGACGAACCGCGTCGACGCCGTCGACCCCGCGCTGCGTCGGCCGGGTCGGTTCGACCGCGAGATCGAAATCGGCGTCCCCGACGAGGTGGGTCGCGAGGAGATCCTGAAGATTCACACGCGCGGGATGCCGCTCTCGGACGACATCGACCTCCCGCACCTCGCGGACGAGACGCACGGGTTCGTCGGCGCGGACATCGAGAGCCTGACGAAGGAGGCGGCGATGCGCGCGCTCCGGCGGTACCTCCCCGAGATCGACCTCGACGAGGAGGACATTCCGCCGAGCCTCATCGACCGGATGATCGTCAATCGGACGGACTTCCGCGGCGCGTTGAACGAGGTCGAACCCTCGGCGATGCGCGAGGTCCTCGTCGAGCTCCCGAAGATCACGTGGGACGACGTCGGCGGGCTCACGGACGCGAAGGAGAACGTGAAGGAGTCCGTGGAGTGGCCGCTAAACAGCCCGGAGAAGTTCCAGCGGATGGGCGTCGACGCCCCGTCCGGCGTGCTCCTCTACGGGCCGCCGGGCACGGGGAAGACGCTGATGGCGAAGGCGGTGGCGAACGAGACGAACGCGAACTTCATCAGCGTGCGCGGCCCGCAGCTCCTCTCGAAGTGGGTCGGGGAGTCGGAGAAGGCGATCCGGCAGACGTTCCGGAAGGCCCGGCAGGTCAGCCCGACCGTCATCTTCTTCGACGAGCTGGACGCGCTCGCGCCCGGTCGCGGCCAAGATGCCGGAAACAACGTCTCCGAGCGCGTCGTGAACCAGCTCCTCACCGAACTGGACGGGCTGGAGGACATGGAGGACGTGATGGTGGTCGCCGCGACGAACCGGCCGGACATCATCGACCCGGCGCTCATCCGCTCCGGGCGCTTCGACCGGATGGTGATGGTCGGGCAGCCGGACGTCGACGGCCGCGAGCAGATCCTGAAGATTCACACGAGCGACACGCCGCTCGCGCCGGACGTCAGCCTCCGCGAGCTCGCGGAAATCACGGACGGCTACGTCGGGAGCGACCTCGCGAACATCGCCCGAGAAGCCGCCATCGAGGCGCTCCGCGACGACGACGACGCCGAGGAAGTCGAGATGCGGCACTTCCGCCGCGCCATGGAGAACGTCCGTCCCACCATCACGGACGACCTCCTCGACTACTACGACACCGTCGAAGAACAGTTCAAAGGCGGAAACACGCCGACCCAGCAGCGCGAAAGCGGCCACATCGGCTTCCAGTAG
- a CDS encoding bacterio-opsin activator domain-containing protein, with protein MTQGPTPTHTRSDVVAVFEATETPGTPLTASEVAEELGCARRTAYGKLESLAASGALETKKVGARGRVWWRVEGSSTTPEEAPEATVEAAAATGGRTDGDGEGSDDTDADGSAEGDGDAGSDASADADADGDGSLAEAQFREFVETVSDYAIFVLDEKGRVRTWNEGARRAKGYEEEEILGEHVSTFYTEADREAGRPETNLARAAAEGRVEDEGWRVRKDGSRFWANVVITARYGEGGDLRGYTKVTRDMTERHDYEQRLREQRDELDELNQINTVIRDIDQALVAATSRDGIEEAVCERLAASETYAAAWVGEYDEEYETMTARTAAGVDAPRLDAVNAGDGDGATAVREAGAVALRTGTVQRVGELVSSDSESESGESVVAVPLVHEDVEYGVLVVSADRASAFDERKVAVMAELGETISHAVAAVRRKERERTLTALQQSTRDLLHAETHEEIGDIIVTTLTDELTLDDACVYHFDAAENTLDAVSWAARDDGRASETRALDAGAGSAVWQAFVDGDTGVVGAGSDTLVVPLGEHGVLAVSAPGHDGFSGNTRNLVELVAATAEAAFDRVESQATLRERDELLQEQNQRLQRVNQVSTIIRDVDQALVEATTRDEIQRVVCERLTRSDRFRFAWIGTPTDSGEALAPAAQSGQERGYLDDVDLAPAPAEAAEPAVTALRTGNATVVSNVAENLRDGQWRADAFSREFQSVISVPLHYGDVTYGVLSVYADRPGVFEEMEESVFVELGETIANAVNAVESKRALLSDRVVEIDFHLGDDASVLGRLARRLDADLTVDAVLPLADDRVRVFFAARDVDADAVTDALAEVDAVESSQYLGTAGDRVFVEAVVAGPSVVGALAEYGAALGSLTPAVDGLQLTAELPGAASVREFVEWLRGRYASTEFVARRERERAPKTREGIHAELDDVLTDRQREILETAYYSGFFLTPRQSTGTDVADMLGVSQPTVSEQLRTAQRKLLDVILDGRTADSATSTPGKTESGGVHGS; from the coding sequence ATGACGCAAGGGCCGACGCCGACGCACACGCGCTCGGACGTGGTCGCGGTGTTCGAGGCGACGGAGACGCCGGGGACGCCGTTGACGGCGAGCGAGGTCGCAGAGGAGCTGGGGTGTGCGCGCCGGACGGCGTACGGGAAGCTGGAGTCGCTCGCGGCGTCCGGCGCGCTGGAGACGAAGAAGGTGGGCGCGCGGGGGCGCGTGTGGTGGCGAGTCGAAGGTTCGTCGACGACGCCCGAGGAAGCGCCGGAAGCGACGGTAGAAGCGGCAGCCGCGACCGGCGGCAGGACTGACGGCGACGGTGAGGGGAGTGACGACACCGACGCTGACGGCAGTGCTGAGGGTGACGGGGATGCCGGGAGCGACGCCAGTGCCGACGCGGATGCCGACGGCGACGGGTCGCTGGCGGAGGCGCAGTTCCGCGAGTTCGTGGAGACGGTGTCGGATTACGCGATTTTCGTGCTCGACGAGAAAGGACGAGTGCGGACGTGGAACGAGGGGGCGCGGCGGGCGAAGGGCTACGAGGAGGAGGAGATCCTGGGCGAGCACGTGTCGACGTTCTACACGGAAGCCGACCGGGAGGCGGGGCGGCCGGAGACGAACCTCGCGCGGGCGGCGGCGGAAGGGCGGGTCGAAGACGAGGGGTGGCGCGTGCGGAAGGACGGGTCGCGGTTCTGGGCGAACGTCGTCATCACGGCGCGCTACGGAGAAGGCGGCGACCTCCGCGGGTACACGAAGGTCACGCGGGACATGACGGAGCGCCACGACTACGAGCAGCGGCTGCGCGAGCAGCGCGACGAGCTCGACGAGCTGAACCAGATCAACACCGTCATCCGGGATATCGACCAGGCGCTCGTCGCGGCGACGTCGCGGGACGGTATCGAGGAGGCGGTCTGCGAGCGGCTCGCGGCGTCGGAGACGTACGCGGCCGCGTGGGTCGGCGAGTACGACGAGGAGTACGAGACGATGACGGCGCGGACGGCGGCGGGCGTCGACGCGCCGCGTCTCGACGCAGTCAACGCGGGCGACGGCGACGGCGCGACGGCAGTCCGTGAAGCGGGCGCGGTCGCGCTGCGAACGGGCACCGTCCAGCGCGTCGGCGAACTCGTGTCGAGCGACTCGGAGAGCGAGAGCGGGGAGTCGGTGGTCGCCGTCCCGCTCGTCCACGAGGACGTCGAATACGGCGTACTGGTGGTCTCTGCGGACCGCGCGTCGGCGTTCGACGAGCGGAAGGTCGCGGTGATGGCGGAGCTCGGCGAGACGATCAGTCACGCGGTCGCGGCGGTGCGGCGGAAGGAGCGCGAGCGGACGCTCACAGCGCTCCAGCAGTCGACGCGCGACCTCCTGCACGCGGAGACACACGAGGAAATCGGGGACATCATCGTGACGACGCTCACGGACGAACTCACTCTCGACGACGCCTGCGTCTACCACTTCGACGCCGCGGAGAACACGCTCGACGCCGTGAGCTGGGCCGCGCGCGACGACGGCCGGGCGAGCGAGACGCGCGCGCTCGACGCCGGCGCGGGGTCGGCCGTCTGGCAGGCGTTCGTCGACGGCGACACGGGCGTCGTGGGTGCGGGGAGCGACACACTCGTCGTGCCGCTCGGCGAACACGGCGTGCTCGCCGTCTCGGCACCGGGACACGACGGGTTCAGCGGGAACACGCGGAACCTCGTCGAGCTGGTCGCGGCGACGGCGGAGGCCGCGTTCGACCGCGTGGAGAGTCAGGCGACGCTCCGAGAGCGCGACGAACTCTTACAGGAGCAGAACCAGCGGCTCCAGCGCGTGAATCAGGTGAGCACCATCATCCGCGACGTCGACCAGGCGCTCGTGGAGGCGACGACGCGCGACGAGATTCAGCGCGTCGTCTGCGAGCGCCTCACGCGCAGCGACCGGTTCCGGTTCGCGTGGATCGGCACGCCGACGGACAGCGGGGAGGCGCTCGCTCCGGCGGCGCAGAGCGGACAGGAGCGCGGCTACCTCGACGACGTCGACCTCGCACCGGCACCCGCGGAGGCCGCCGAACCCGCGGTGACCGCGCTCCGGACGGGTAACGCGACCGTCGTGTCGAACGTCGCCGAGAACCTCCGGGACGGCCAGTGGCGCGCGGACGCGTTCTCTCGGGAGTTCCAGTCCGTCATCAGCGTCCCGCTGCACTACGGTGACGTGACGTACGGCGTGCTCTCCGTCTACGCCGACCGCCCCGGCGTCTTCGAGGAGATGGAGGAGTCGGTCTTCGTCGAACTCGGCGAAACGATCGCGAACGCCGTCAACGCCGTGGAGTCGAAGCGCGCGCTCCTCAGCGACCGAGTGGTCGAGATCGATTTCCACCTGGGCGACGACGCGAGCGTCCTCGGTCGGCTCGCCCGCCGGCTCGACGCCGACCTCACCGTGGACGCGGTCCTGCCGCTCGCCGACGACCGCGTTCGCGTGTTCTTCGCCGCGCGCGACGTCGACGCCGACGCGGTCACCGACGCGCTCGCCGAGGTGGACGCGGTCGAGTCGAGCCAGTACCTCGGGACGGCCGGCGACCGCGTCTTCGTGGAAGCCGTCGTCGCCGGTCCGAGCGTCGTCGGCGCGCTCGCGGAGTACGGCGCGGCCCTCGGGTCGCTGACGCCCGCGGTGGACGGCCTCCAGCTGACGGCCGAACTCCCCGGGGCCGCGAGCGTCCGCGAGTTCGTAGAGTGGCTCCGCGGGCGCTACGCGAGCACGGAGTTCGTCGCGCGCCGCGAGCGCGAACGCGCCCCGAAGACTCGGGAAGGGATTCACGCGGAGCTCGACGACGTGCTCACCGACCGCCAGCGCGAAATCCTCGAGACCGCCTACTACAGCGGGTTCTTCCTCACGCCGCGACAGAGCACCGGGACCGACGTCGCCGACATGCTCGGCGTCTCACAGCCCACCGTCTCCGAGCAGCTCAGAACCGCACAGCGCAAGCTCCTCGACGTCATTCTCGACGGCCGGACGGCGGACTCCGCGACGTCGACGCCCGGAAAAACCGAATCAGGTGGGGTCCACGGGAGTTAG
- a CDS encoding 30S ribosomal protein S8e: protein MQYQGKSKRTKTGARTRPQHKKRKAELGRSPTETTVGEPRFRTVDSRGNEKKVRALATNVANVTDGGDTSRLEIVDVVENDANPNYVRRNIITKGAVVELEDGTQARVTSRPGQNGQVNAVALE, encoded by the coding sequence ATGCAATACCAGGGTAAGTCTAAGCGCACGAAGACTGGTGCGCGAACGCGGCCGCAGCACAAGAAGCGCAAGGCGGAGCTCGGTCGGTCGCCGACGGAGACGACGGTCGGCGAGCCGCGGTTCCGCACCGTGGACTCTCGCGGGAACGAGAAGAAGGTTCGCGCGCTCGCGACGAACGTGGCGAACGTCACGGACGGCGGCGACACGAGCCGGCTGGAGATCGTGGACGTCGTGGAGAACGACGCGAACCCGAACTACGTTCGGCGTAACATCATCACGAAGGGCGCGGTCGTCGAGCTGGAGGACGGCACGCAGGCGCGCGTGACGTCCCGCCCGGGGCAGAACGGCCAGGTCAACGCGGTCGCGCTCGAATAA